The following coding sequences are from one Priestia megaterium NBRC 15308 = ATCC 14581 window:
- a CDS encoding S8 family peptidase: protein MLQRLLLSFLILFLLVSCDNQSIEVSFSQTDCKKNWSLCPLFPNNTRISMPTEPVKVAILDSGIDNSHPLLKEKIVKSFDARRETNITKDKFGHGTAIAGIIGASSNKQTIQGISPNVEIYDVKVLNDKGGGEIKDVVNGIEWSIKQNVDILNLSFGFQKDDPTLKQAIDYAVDNNIIVVAAAGNTLGFSADYPAKYNNVISVSSVNKQMERDKFAAKGKIDFVAPGVDIPVLTPTKKIITVSGTSFSAAYVSGIIANILAKKPNVQNFDAVLTELKTSSKDLGEKGLDNEYGNGLVQFK, encoded by the coding sequence ATGTTACAAAGGTTATTATTATCGTTTTTAATTCTATTTTTATTAGTAAGTTGTGACAACCAATCTATTGAAGTTTCATTCTCTCAAACTGATTGCAAAAAAAACTGGTCTTTATGTCCCCTATTTCCTAATAATACTAGAATCTCTATGCCTACTGAGCCCGTGAAAGTAGCCATATTAGATAGTGGCATTGACAATTCTCACCCTTTATTAAAAGAAAAAATAGTAAAGTCTTTTGATGCTAGACGAGAGACTAATATCACTAAAGATAAGTTTGGTCATGGAACAGCTATAGCTGGAATAATTGGAGCTTCTTCTAATAAACAGACCATCCAAGGCATTTCTCCAAATGTTGAAATATACGATGTCAAAGTACTTAACGATAAAGGAGGTGGTGAAATTAAAGATGTTGTTAACGGTATTGAGTGGAGTATAAAACAGAATGTAGATATTCTTAACCTTAGTTTTGGATTTCAGAAAGATGATCCAACTCTGAAGCAGGCTATTGATTATGCAGTTGATAATAATATTATAGTAGTTGCTGCTGCAGGCAACACTTTAGGTTTTTCTGCCGACTATCCTGCTAAATATAATAATGTTATTTCTGTATCATCTGTTAACAAACAAATGGAGAGAGATAAATTTGCAGCGAAAGGAAAGATAGATTTTGTTGCTCCTGGGGTAGATATCCCTGTTTTAACTCCAACCAAAAAAATTATCACCGTTAGTGGAACCTCCTTTTCAGCTGCATATGTATCCGGAATTATAGCTAATATTCTAGCTAAAAAACCGAACGTTCAAAATTTTGATGCTGTATTAACAGAGTTAAAAACGTCTTCTAAGGATTTAGGAGAAAAAGGACTAGATAACGAATATGGTAATGGTTTAGTACAGTTTAAATAA
- a CDS encoding SAR2788 family putative toxin: MKYVLSLLAAVFIFSNAGPYYASAISEVNKSEEKNEELTPIDNEELQTETEDMFGETLEDSNVEIESTVVDETEIIETTIETDDLSAQGELELDLESNEMMVSAELENESGELVQQNFEVFLSEVNGEDFVATLRDIETGEEYKVDTTEVQASWYPLILIAIQVARFGINYAIKKHGKSIVSKAVSKYGKKATTKDLKKLKFSNSSLLDSHYKDHKAEFGNISKSQYLTRAQSLAGVDAKHVLTKKRSNGDILKYNTNTNELLVLTKNDVIKTFFKPKHPNKAKGREYFNRQ, translated from the coding sequence ATGAAATATGTATTAAGTCTTTTGGCTGCTGTTTTTATTTTTTCGAATGCAGGTCCATACTACGCCTCAGCTATCTCAGAGGTCAATAAATCAGAGGAAAAGAATGAAGAACTAACTCCAATTGACAACGAAGAGTTACAAACAGAAACTGAAGATATGTTTGGAGAAACTTTAGAGGATAGTAATGTTGAAATAGAAAGTACAGTCGTTGATGAAACTGAAATTATTGAAACAACAATAGAAACAGATGATTTATCTGCACAAGGAGAACTAGAACTAGATTTAGAAAGCAATGAGATGATGGTTTCTGCCGAGCTAGAAAATGAATCTGGTGAGCTAGTTCAGCAAAATTTTGAAGTTTTCCTAAGTGAAGTTAACGGAGAAGATTTTGTTGCTACTTTAAGAGATATTGAAACTGGTGAAGAATATAAGGTTGATACTACAGAGGTCCAAGCTTCTTGGTATCCTTTAATTTTAATCGCTATACAAGTGGCTAGATTTGGTATAAACTACGCTATAAAGAAACACGGTAAATCAATTGTAAGTAAAGCAGTATCTAAGTATGGTAAAAAAGCTACTACTAAAGATTTGAAAAAATTAAAATTCTCTAATAGTAGTTTATTAGATTCACATTATAAAGATCATAAAGCTGAATTTGGTAACATTTCTAAATCTCAGTATTTAACAAGAGCGCAATCTCTTGCTGGCGTTGATGCTAAACATGTATTGACAAAGAAGCGCTCTAATGGAGATATACTAAAGTATAATACTAATACCAATGAGCTATTAGTTCTTACAAAAAATGATGTAATAAAAACTTTCTTTAAACCTAAACACCCTAACAAGGCTAAAGGTAGAGAATATTTCAATAGACAATAA